The region CGCATGTACAATGACAAACACTGGTTCAGTGATGTTATGGCAGGAGCTGGAATAGGAATTTTATCCATAAAAATAGCTTACTGGCTGTATCCTTTACTAAAGAATGTTATCTTTAAAAACAGAAATAAAACACTAGAATCTCAAGTACAGTTTCAATTGACACCCTTGTACACAGGTAATGAGTTGTTGCTCGCTACTTCACTGAGATTTTAATTACAGAACTTCTAATACTATTTATTACCATGACTAATATCCCAAGTGTAGATCTAGCTGACTTTCTGAGCGACGATCCTAAGAGAAAAGAAAAATTTATCAACGAGATAGGCGCTGCTTATGAAGACATAGGTTTTGTCGCTTTAAAAAACCACTTCTTATCTGATGAATTGGTGGAAGAATTATATACAGAAGTAGAGCAGTTCTTTCAACTTCCTAAAGCTACTAAACTCGGTTACGAACGCGAGGAGCTGAATGGCCAGCGTGGTTATGTCTCCTTTGGAAAGGAACACGCAAAAGGAAAAAAAGAGGGCGATTTGAAGGAGTTTTGGCATTTTGGACAAGAAGTGTCAGCAGATGCTCAGTTAGATGAAGTCTATCCAGATAATGTACAAGTTAAGGAGCTTCCAGAATTCAACAAAGTAGGAATGCAAGCCTACCGCATGCTAGAGAAAACTGGTATTTATGTACTCAGAGCTTTGTCACTTCACATAGGTTTGAAGGAAAACTATTTTGATCATTGGGCAAGTAATGGGAACTCGATCTTGAGACCTATTCATTACCCACCCATCACCAGTGAGCCAGATAATGCCGTACGAGCAGGAGCACATGGAGATATCAACCTTATTACTTTATTGATGGGTGCAAGCGCACCAGGATTACAAGTTCAAAATCGCCAAGGCGAATGGATTGATGCTATTGCTCAAGAAGATGAGCTGGTTATTAATGTAGGTGATATGCTGCAACGCCACACCAATAATAAA is a window of Nonlabens sp. MB-3u-79 DNA encoding:
- a CDS encoding isopenicillin N synthase family dioxygenase; protein product: MTNIPSVDLADFLSDDPKRKEKFINEIGAAYEDIGFVALKNHFLSDELVEELYTEVEQFFQLPKATKLGYEREELNGQRGYVSFGKEHAKGKKEGDLKEFWHFGQEVSADAQLDEVYPDNVQVKELPEFNKVGMQAYRMLEKTGIYVLRALSLHIGLKENYFDHWASNGNSILRPIHYPPITSEPDNAVRAGAHGDINLITLLMGASAPGLQVQNRQGEWIDAIAQEDELVINVGDMLQRHTNNKLRSTIHRVVNPPRELWHTSRYSIPFFLHPRSDMKLDCLEECVDENNPKQYEDITSGDFLHQRLVEIGLIKK